The nucleotide sequence CGCATTCGACGCGGCACCAGCGCAAAGATCAGGCGCACGAGGTCCCCGAAGCGCCGGTGTAGCCACTCATCGCGCCGCGACCACCGATAACCCATCAGGGTTCGCACCGGTGGGTCATAAAGACCGACGGTCACCCAGACAAAAAACGGGGCCAACAACTTTCGCTGCAACGCCCACAGCCGGTCCGGAACCCGTTGCGCAAATGGCGGTTTGGGCAGTTCGGTCAGATCGAGCACGGCGCGCGCGGCGAAGTTGTTCTCCAGCACGTTGCAGCACATGTGGTCCCAGTAGACCTGGAATTCCTCCCAGGACGCCGGAACGGGCCGCATGCTCATGCCATACATCCGGTACCACTGCACGTGTTCGTCGAACAGCTGGCGCTTCTGCGCTTCGGTCAACCCCCCACAGAACCGTTCGGCCACGTGAATTGTGCCGACAAAGAACGTGGCGTGCGCCCAGTAGAAGACGTCCGGGTTCAGGGCGTGGTATCGGCGACCCGCCGCGTCCACCCCTTTGATGTTGACGTGATAGTCACGGACTTCGGCGCCGGTGACCGGGGCACGGTCGCCGTCGAACACCACGCCGCCGATCGGATAGAGCGACCGCAACAGCCTGGGCCAGCGCTCACGAAAAAACGTCGAGTGATCCTCGACGGCCGCGCCCAGTTGAGGGTGCATGTTCTGCATGGATCCCGCCCATGGCCCCTGCAACATGCCGCGCCAGTCGCCGAAATACCGCCACGTCAACGAGTCCGGCCCCAGCGGGATCGGCGGCGCCTGATAGCCCAGCGGCGAAACCGGACAACCGGTTGCTGCGGGTTGCGAATCGCCGGGCGCGGCAACCTGGCCGGCGGAGTTCGTCGACGACTTCGGCTCGGCGCTGGTCAGCGGGCAGGCCGCGGACGTATCTTGGGTCACTGGTGTCCCCCGGGCGGTTGGGTGATGTCAGCAATTTTGACTACACGCGTTGTCACTTAATTCTAGGAGGGATGTGCAGGCGGGTCAAAGACGGGGTCGCTGGACGGGCGTCCCGCTGGAAGATCGCCACGCCGTACGCCGCGACACCCTCATTGCCGCCGGCGTTCAATTGCTCGGCGAGGAAGCGGGACCGGCGCTGACCGTTCGCGCGGTCTGCCGCCAAGCGGCACTCACCGAGCGTTATTTCTATGAAAGCTTTAGCGACCGTGACCATTTCGTACGCGCAGTCTACGACGACGTTTGCACCCGAGCGATGGCGACGCTTATGTCGGCAAATACCCCCCGAGACGCCGTGGAGCGATTCGTTGCACTGATGGTCGATGATCCGGTACGCGGTCGCGTCCTGCTTTTGGCGCCGGCCGTCGAACCGGTGCTGACGCGCTCCGGCGCGGACTGGATGCCCAACTTCATCGATTTACTGCAACGCAAACTCTCTCAAATCGCCGACCCCGTTTTGCAAAAACTGGTCGCCACCAGCCTGATCGGTGCCCTTACCGGCCTTTTCACCGCATATTTGAACGGACAATTGGGAGCCACTCGCCAGCAATTTATTGACTACTGCGTGGATTTGTTGCTCGGCACCGCCGCCGCCTACGCTCCACACCGTGACCGAGGTGAAGCCGAACACCCAGTCGCTGCCCGACAACACGACTAAGCCGATTAATATCGCAGGGCCTGCGACTC is from Mycobacterium marinum and encodes:
- a CDS encoding oxygenase MpaB family protein — translated: MTQDTSAACPLTSAEPKSSTNSAGQVAAPGDSQPAATGCPVSPLGYQAPPIPLGPDSLTWRYFGDWRGMLQGPWAGSMQNMHPQLGAAVEDHSTFFRERWPRLLRSLYPIGGVVFDGDRAPVTGAEVRDYHVNIKGVDAAGRRYHALNPDVFYWAHATFFVGTIHVAERFCGGLTEAQKRQLFDEHVQWYRMYGMSMRPVPASWEEFQVYWDHMCCNVLENNFAARAVLDLTELPKPPFAQRVPDRLWALQRKLLAPFFVWVTVGLYDPPVRTLMGYRWSRRDEWLHRRFGDLVRLIFALVPRRMRKHPRGRAGWDRAMGRIPADAPLVQTPARNLPPLDERDNPMHYCPEV
- a CDS encoding TetR/AcrR family transcriptional regulator, yielding MQAGQRRGRWTGVPLEDRHAVRRDTLIAAGVQLLGEEAGPALTVRAVCRQAALTERYFYESFSDRDHFVRAVYDDVCTRAMATLMSANTPRDAVERFVALMVDDPVRGRVLLLAPAVEPVLTRSGADWMPNFIDLLQRKLSQIADPVLQKLVATSLIGALTGLFTAYLNGQLGATRQQFIDYCVDLLLGTAAAYAPHRDRGEAEHPVAARQHD